The DNA region CTTGACCCTGGTGTGCATGAGATCGTACACCGCCCGCATCGGAACGAACGCGTTTCCGTAGATGCCGTGCATCCACTCGTTCACCAGGGAATCGGGATTGTCCGAAGGATTCCACAGAAGACGGGCCATGACCCATGCCCGCAGGTCGGCGTCGGAGCTGCCGGGACTCGTGTAGGCGCCCTGAAGGAAAATCCCCTTCACTCCGCTCCCTGAATAGGTCTTTATCGCTTCGGTAAATTCGATGAAGTTGGGGAATGGCATGAGGTAATTGGAGAAATCGGTGGCATAGTGCCAGATGAAAATACGGTCGGTCAGCTTTCCCCAGCCGGCGAGGGTTTCATTGAACTGTTTCGTCTCTTCCGATGTGCATTCGGTGAACGGGTGCCCTGCGCACATGTAGATGGGGCAGAGGCGTATAATGACGTTCTTACGGGGCTTCACCGTTTTCGGGGGTTTCTCGGTGAACATGTAGGCGAGGGTGCTTATATAATTTTCCGGATGCCTCTTCTCTACAATCTCGGCCACCTGATTCACGAAGGTGACATACAGCCCGGACGGTGCGCATTCTTCTTCCATGATCTTTTTACAGGCCGGGCATTCGCAGTTTTTTTCCACATCATTCTGATCGAGGGAGAAGATTCGCTGGTCGGGCTCGCTGTCCATCCAGGCGATCATGTTCTCAGCCGCGATTTTCACTACCTCCGGATTGGTCAGGCAGCGCTGGACATAGCCGGTAACCCGTTTTCCGCCGATGAGGGGAAAATATTCGGGATGCGTCCTGAAAAGCGAGGTTGGAATGAGCTGGTCAAAGGTATGTACCCCGAGGACGGTGAGCTTGCCGCCGCGGGTGGAATCGAGCGCCGCCGCTCCGGAATTCACACGGTTACGGGCCGCCCAGTCGCCGTCGAACGCTTCTTTTATGAACGGTTCGCGATACATGAACGGCGGAATTTTCTGTTCATCGAGAACCGGCGATTTCAGCGCCTTTCCCTCGGGGAAGCGGGTGATTCGGTTCGTGTACCAGCGGAAACCCAGATGGTCCAGGAACGTATAGACTCCATACATGGTTCCCCGCAGTTTGCCGCCTGCGATTACCACATCCGACCGTGAACCGCCTTCTTTCACGGTGCGCAGGATGAATCCCTCGTCACCGAGAGCCTTGAAATCAACCGGATTCCCTTTCGCCAGGAGCGCATCGGAGATTTTTCCCGGGCCCACGCAGATACGGGGCGACTTCTGCGAACGGGAATCGTTTTCGGTGACAATGGGAAGCTCGGCGCCTGAAGCGAGACGGATGAATCCCTGAAGCTCGTTTGCCGCATGACGCTCGGAGGGTGACGCCGCATCGCTCAGAACGATGACATAGACGCTCTTCCCTTTCTCGGCGAGAGTGAAAAGGCCGTTACTGCCGCAGGAAAACCCGAACAGAACAGTGAGAACCATGAGCGGAAAACCTGCACGAAACCTGCCGCCCGGACTGCTTTTCATGTTTCTCCCGCCTTATGATTGTGTGGATTATGAGAAATGGAAAGATCTGTTGATTGCATACCTGGTAAAAAACATGAACGGATATAATCTGTTAAAGACCGTTTCTGATTCCCGTTTACACATACGGGTATCGAGTGCGAAAAAGATTCTTTCTCACCTTTTTCCAATATATAGAGAGAAAAAGTAAAAAGATAGAGTAAAATCCTATAATAAAATGGATTCTATAGTGAAATATATCACGCAATCAGCAATTAACGAATAAATAATTGTGTTTATACACAAGAACAGTTGAGGTTACTATCGGTTTGGAAACTAAAAAAAGGTACGGAAAGTCAGTTCTCGGCAACTCATTAAAAGAGTTGTGATAAACACCATTTACGTGGATATAAGCTGTCAAGGGTCGGCACGAAGTGCCGATTTACATGCCCTTTACAGTAACAAAACAACACATTTCGTTATAGGGCTCGTGAAAAATATACTTTTTCACAGCCCTCTTAAAGAAAGAAAAAAAACCCCCTGATTTGGACAGGGGATTGAATGAAAAAAATAAAACACAGCGACACGTAAACACGGAAACACGGAAACACGGAGACACGGAAAAAACCACCGATCCCGATATTGTAAACGTAGAGGCACAATGCATTGTGCCCTTTTTCTATCTGGTTGTGGCTTCGATCAGGTTCGATCTATTTGATCTCTGCGAGCCATTGTTTGAAACTCTCGTCATCGAGGAGCGCATGGGCGAGTCTCATATGCCCTTCATTCAGCAGATGGCAGGAATCGCCATATTCATTGCTCGGAATCCCGATTTTGAATGAGTCGAAATAGGGAACGCCCATGGCGTCGAGGTCTTTCTTGGCATCCTCAACCGTGGCAAAAAGCCTTTGCTGGCTTTCCGGAGTGAGCATATACTGATTGAACGGGCCGATAAGGACAAACACACGCGTGTTCTTTTCCCTGAATTTCTGTATGGCGTCGGTGAATAAACCCCACTGAATAGATTCGGAAAGCGGGACAAAAGGCTCGTCGGAGGGTTTTACTTTCTTTAATTCCCAGCTTATTCCCTGGCCCTGGGATTCGGCCATCACAGGTGTAGCCACGAACGTGATTGCCTTGAACGGATTACTGTACGGGTTATCCATCATCCAGCCGGATATGCTTTTATTGTCGTAATAGTTTGCCATAAGGTGACGGACAAAGGGAAACAGGCGTAAATACCGCTCGATAAAATAACCGAGCCGCGTGTTAAGATCGTGGTGATACTTGATCCGTCTGCTGAACTGCGGAATGAGCCGGGGATGATGATAATTGTATTTTTTGTCCTCACGGAGGTCACGGCGAAGATTGAGCACCCAGAGAGGGCTCAGCTGGAGCAGGATATTGGTATTGCTCAGATTATCGCCCCAGTAATGTGCGATGCCGTTTATACCCGCCATAAAAAGGCCGTCATTGCCGAGATTGGCGACGAGCTCTTTTCCGTAATATTCATTGATATAGTGGGATATCGTTCCGGTGTTCGGGACTTCCTGCCCCCAGATTACGGAGTCGCCGAGGAGCAGAACCTTGTAGTGTTCCCTGGCGTACCGGATCCACCGGTTGTATGCCCAGTAATCGCTCTGACGTTCCGCCCAGCAGGTCTCGCGATGATCGGGACCGGGTGTGAACGACTCCCATGAGTTCCAGCCATAGTAAATAACGGAGCATATGACTGCAACCGCGAAGATGGTTATTATCCACTCCCTGAGGGAGAGAACCATGGCGTTAGAAACGGAAATAGAGGAAGATTTCATACCCTGATGTCCTGAAAAATATCATGTAAACAATCATTGAAACCATAAGAACGATTTTAACCGCCGACAGCTCGAGAAATCTGCGCAGTCCCGATTCGTACATGAACTGGTAGAGCAGAACGGCAGCTATGAACAGGAGTGCCGCGATCGAAAACCGTGGATCGGTCAGCGTAAAGGTGAATATCTTTCTGAGTATGGTGATCGCTTTCCCGAATGTTTCTGCCCGGAAAAATATCCACGTCACGCAGACGTAATGGAATATGAATATCTGCTTGAAAATCTTCGGGATTCGTTCGCTGTAAAACCGTGTCCGTTCGAGTTCTCTCGTAAACGTGCGGCCGGTTGCATGGAGCGCTCCCCATATGATGAAGTTCCATGCCGCGCCGTGCCAGAATCCCGCGATAAGCATGGTAATGATCATGTTCCGATAGGTGTTGAAACGGCCGTGACGGTTGCCGCCGAGCGGAATATAAAGGTAATCCTTGAACCAGCTTGACAGGCTGATATGCCATCTGCCCCAGAATTCGCCGAGAGTGGTGGACAGATAGGGATTGTTGAAATTGAGCATGAGGTTGAACCCCATCAT from bacterium includes:
- a CDS encoding DUF4838 domain-containing protein, with the translated sequence MKSSPGGRFRAGFPLMVLTVLFGFSCGSNGLFTLAEKGKSVYVIVLSDAASPSERHAANELQGFIRLASGAELPIVTENDSRSQKSPRICVGPGKISDALLAKGNPVDFKALGDEGFILRTVKEGGSRSDVVIAGGKLRGTMYGVYTFLDHLGFRWYTNRITRFPEGKALKSPVLDEQKIPPFMYREPFIKEAFDGDWAARNRVNSGAAALDSTRGGKLTVLGVHTFDQLIPTSLFRTHPEYFPLIGGKRVTGYVQRCLTNPEVVKIAAENMIAWMDSEPDQRIFSLDQNDVEKNCECPACKKIMEEECAPSGLYVTFVNQVAEIVEKRHPENYISTLAYMFTEKPPKTVKPRKNVIIRLCPIYMCAGHPFTECTSEETKQFNETLAGWGKLTDRIFIWHYATDFSNYLMPFPNFIEFTEAIKTYSGSGVKGIFLQGAYTSPGSSDADLRAWVMARLLWNPSDNPDSLVNEWMHGIYGNAFVPMRAVYDLMHTRVKDPNLHLRIFDAPTHELWPDSVIAGMDSLYTSAESLAAGDSTALYYVRKNRMSVKY